The bacterium sequence GGTTCTTACTATGCGCTTCCGCCATATCACGGCGAGCCTGATCGAGAAGGATCTCAGGATCCTCCCATTGGTCCATCTTGCGATTAAAGAGCGCCATAATATAGCGCCACATACGTCGAAACATCGGCAGTTGCCCCTTTCCCTACGCATTCTAGACATATTATCCCATGTCTGCAATCCAAAGTCAAACAATTGAAACCAAAAGCGGACTATCGTATTATTTTGACTTAAATTATGTAATATCCTTCAAAATCTGGTGAAAAAATGCGGACACAAGAGTAGGAAGATGAGTAAACTTAGCGATTGGTATAATATGCCGATATGAATTGTTAGGATGAGGTGAATTCAGACATGAGTAAAGTCAAGTTAGCCATTATTGGCTGTGGCGGAATGGCCGGATCTCACGTTAACGGCTTAAAAGCTTTGTGGGAAGCTGGTTTAAAGGATATTGAAGTCGTAGCTTGCTGTGATATGGCAGTGGATAAAGCGCAAGCGATGGCAAAGGATCTGGCGGCATTTCAGGGTACAACCCCGGCCGTCTTTAGCGATATGGATGAAATGCTGGCGAAGGCGGGGGATGTCAACGCGGTTGATATCTGCACCCTTCACCGCAATCACCATGGCATCGCTAAAGCCTGTTTTGAGGCTGGCAAGCATGTAACGATGGAAAAGCCCCTGGCGCTGACCCTGCGCGCAGGCAAGATTATTTTGGATGCGGCCGATAAAGCCGGTACAGTATTCCAGGTTCTGGAG is a genomic window containing:
- a CDS encoding Gfo/Idh/MocA family oxidoreductase, coding for MSKVKLAIIGCGGMAGSHVNGLKALWEAGLKDIEVVACCDMAVDKAQAMAKDLAAFQGTTPAVFSDMDEMLAKAGDVNAVDICTLHRNHHGIAKACFEAGKHVTMEKPLALTLRAGKIILDAADKAGTVFQVLE